The proteins below come from a single Lactobacillus johnsonii genomic window:
- a CDS encoding CTP synthase → MTKYIFVTGGVVSSLGKGISASSLGRLLKNRGLKVTMQKFDPYINIDPGTMNPYQHGEVYVTDDGTEADLDLGHYERIVDVRTSKYSNVTTGKIYQEVLDKERRGDYHGATVQVIPHITDMIKKKIMRAALTTDSDVIISEIGGTVGDIESTPFMEAIRQMRREVGEENVMYIHCTLVPYLHAAHEMKTKPTQHSVAELRSIGIQPNMLVLRAEKPIAQELKNKISTFTDVPVDRIIESIDAPSLFDLPLAFQAQGMDQKVCDFLHLESPKPEADMEAWKKLDERAKNLKHETTITLVGKYVELEDAYISVTDALQHAGYLYDTKIKVNKVQAEDITEDNIAEIMKDSDGLIVPGGFGTRGLEGMITSIKYAREHDIPFLGICLGMQMASVEFARNVLGLKDANSAEANPDTKNNIIDIMADKRDEENIGGTLRLGLYPATLKKGTKTREAYDDQDVIQERHRHRYEFNNEYREAFEKAGMVFSGVSPDNHLVEIIEIPNKKFFIAAQYHPEFLSRPQRPEGLFKAFIGAASGLPAQHFN, encoded by the coding sequence ATGACAAAGTATATTTTTGTAACTGGTGGAGTTGTTTCATCGCTAGGTAAGGGAATTTCAGCTTCAAGTTTAGGACGTTTACTTAAAAATCGTGGCTTAAAAGTTACCATGCAAAAGTTTGATCCTTACATTAATATCGATCCAGGTACAATGAATCCATACCAACATGGGGAAGTTTATGTTACCGATGATGGTACAGAAGCTGATCTTGACTTGGGTCACTATGAAAGAATTGTTGATGTTAGAACAAGTAAATATTCTAATGTCACTACTGGTAAAATCTATCAAGAAGTGCTTGATAAAGAACGTCGCGGTGACTATCATGGTGCAACTGTGCAAGTAATTCCGCATATTACGGACATGATTAAGAAAAAAATCATGCGTGCTGCCTTAACGACTGATTCAGATGTTATTATTTCTGAAATTGGTGGTACAGTAGGGGATATCGAATCTACACCATTTATGGAAGCAATTCGCCAAATGCGTCGTGAAGTTGGTGAAGAAAATGTAATGTACATTCACTGTACATTGGTACCTTATCTTCATGCTGCTCACGAAATGAAAACTAAGCCAACACAACATTCAGTTGCTGAACTTAGAAGTATTGGTATTCAACCAAATATGCTTGTTTTAAGAGCTGAGAAACCAATTGCTCAAGAGTTAAAAAATAAGATTTCTACCTTTACTGATGTTCCAGTAGACCGGATTATTGAATCTATCGATGCTCCTTCACTTTTTGATTTACCACTTGCTTTTCAAGCTCAAGGTATGGACCAAAAAGTTTGCGACTTTTTACATTTAGAAAGTCCAAAGCCAGAAGCAGATATGGAAGCTTGGAAGAAATTAGATGAACGTGCAAAGAACTTAAAGCACGAAACTACTATTACCTTAGTAGGTAAGTATGTAGAACTTGAAGATGCATATATTTCTGTTACTGATGCTTTGCAACACGCTGGCTACTTATATGACACTAAGATTAAAGTAAATAAGGTCCAAGCAGAAGATATCACTGAAGATAACATTGCAGAAATTATGAAAGATTCAGATGGATTAATTGTACCTGGTGGTTTTGGTACACGTGGTCTTGAAGGTATGATTACTTCAATTAAATATGCCCGTGAACACGATATCCCATTTTTAGGAATCTGCTTAGGTATGCAAATGGCAAGCGTTGAATTTGCCAGAAATGTACTTGGCTTAAAAGATGCTAATAGTGCAGAAGCTAATCCAGACACTAAGAATAATATTATTGATATTATGGCTGACAAGCGTGATGAAGAGAATATTGGTGGTACGCTTCGTTTAGGTCTATACCCAGCAACTTTAAAGAAGGGTACTAAGACACGTGAAGCATATGATGACCAAGATGTAATTCAAGAAAGACACCGTCACCGTTATGAATTCAATAATGAATATCGTGAAGCATTTGAAAAGGCAGGCATGGTCTTCTCTGGTGTTTCCCCAGATAATCATTTAGTAGAAATTATTGAAATTCCAAATAAAAAATTCTTTATCGCAGCTCAATATCATCCAGAATTTTTAAGTCGTCCACAAAGACCAGAAGGATTGTTTAAAGCATTTATTGGTGCAGCAAGTGGTCTTCCAGCACAACATTTTAACTAG
- a CDS encoding DUF1934 domain-containing protein, with the protein MSKKVEIKITSKIHQEDESAVFERDGLGSIEKVGEDWRIKYSEKNKEGDVEVKLLIKPNELVMQRGDAKGDHTLMKFEPGEKRKCKVVASGKQMNLESLTNKLNFSEISLGKMQLKVEYDLFSGLYLVGNYAIKIDIIE; encoded by the coding sequence ATGAGCAAGAAAGTTGAGATTAAAATTACTAGTAAAATTCACCAAGAAGATGAATCAGCCGTTTTTGAAAGAGATGGCTTAGGATCAATTGAAAAAGTTGGCGAAGATTGGCGCATAAAATATAGCGAAAAGAATAAAGAGGGCGATGTTGAAGTAAAATTATTAATTAAGCCAAATGAGCTTGTAATGCAACGAGGAGATGCTAAAGGTGATCATACGCTAATGAAGTTTGAGCCAGGAGAAAAAAGAAAATGCAAGGTTGTAGCTTCTGGTAAGCAAATGAATTTAGAATCTTTGACTAATAAATTGAATTTTTCTGAAATTTCTCTAGGAAAGATGCAACTAAAAGTTGAATATGATCTCTTTTCTGGTCTATACTTAGTAGGTAACTATGCAATAAAGATTGATATAATAGAATAG
- a CDS encoding UDP-N-acetylglucosamine 1-carboxyvinyltransferase, with product MKQMIIHGGKPLKGDVWIGGAKNSTVALIPASILSRTPVTLEGVPRIADVDNLMDLLSEMDVKCDFHETTLRINPDNIKRSPLPAGKIKSLRASYYFMGALLGRFGKAVVGFPGGDDIGPRPIDQHIKGFEALGATVENKNDQIIITAPKTGLRGAKIHLKMPSVGATMNIIMASVMAKGQTIIENAAKEPEIIDLATFLNNMGAVIRGAGTEVIRIEGVEELKAQTPHTIIPDRIEAGTYVALAACIGNGIRIHNIIEEHLDSYLAKVEEMGVVIDADEDSLYVYPAGDLKMIQVRTDVYPGFATDLQQPITPLLLTAKSGEGVVIDQIYPKRVGHIPELQKMGANIQVEDNIILVHPTHHLHGAHVSAGEIRAGACLMLAGLMADGETIISNAGNILRGYDRIEQKLRQLGAEVSVIDV from the coding sequence ATGAAACAGATGATTATTCATGGTGGAAAGCCCCTGAAGGGCGACGTATGGATCGGCGGTGCTAAGAATTCCACTGTAGCATTGATTCCAGCGTCAATACTTTCGCGGACTCCTGTTACCCTAGAAGGGGTTCCGCGAATTGCTGATGTAGATAATTTGATGGATCTACTTAGTGAAATGGATGTAAAGTGTGATTTTCATGAAACTACTTTACGAATAAATCCGGATAACATTAAGCGTAGTCCCCTTCCAGCAGGAAAGATTAAGAGCTTGAGAGCTTCTTACTACTTTATGGGTGCATTATTAGGTCGCTTTGGTAAAGCTGTGGTGGGCTTTCCAGGCGGAGATGATATTGGCCCTCGTCCTATTGATCAGCATATTAAAGGCTTTGAAGCATTAGGTGCAACTGTTGAGAATAAAAACGATCAAATTATCATTACAGCTCCTAAAACTGGGCTTCGTGGTGCAAAAATTCATTTAAAGATGCCTTCTGTAGGCGCAACGATGAATATAATTATGGCTAGTGTAATGGCAAAGGGCCAAACTATTATTGAAAATGCTGCTAAGGAACCGGAAATTATTGATTTAGCTACATTTTTGAATAATATGGGCGCCGTTATTCGTGGTGCAGGTACTGAAGTGATTCGAATTGAAGGAGTAGAGGAATTAAAAGCACAAACTCCTCATACTATTATTCCTGATCGAATTGAGGCTGGAACATATGTAGCTCTAGCTGCTTGCATCGGAAATGGTATTAGAATTCATAATATTATCGAAGAACACCTAGATTCTTACTTGGCTAAAGTAGAAGAAATGGGTGTAGTAATTGATGCTGATGAAGATTCACTTTATGTTTATCCAGCAGGTGACTTGAAAATGATTCAAGTTAGAACTGATGTATATCCTGGATTTGCGACTGATTTACAGCAGCCAATTACTCCACTTCTTCTAACAGCTAAGAGCGGTGAAGGCGTAGTAATTGATCAAATATATCCTAAGCGTGTTGGTCATATTCCTGAACTTCAGAAGATGGGTGCAAATATTCAGGTAGAAGATAATATTATCTTAGTTCATCCAACTCATCATTTGCATGGAGCACATGTTAGTGCTGGTGAAATTAGAGCAGGCGCTTGTTTGATGCTTGCTGGCTTAATGGCAGATGGTGAAACTATCATTTCAAATGCAGGAAACATTTTGCGTGGCTATGATAGAATTGAACAAAAGTTGCGTCAACTAGGTGCAGAGGTATCTGTGATTGATGTTTAA
- a CDS encoding HD domain-containing protein, whose product MEKFQSKKLDHEKVLRDPVHNYIHVKDQVILDIINSKEFQRLRRIKQLGPASYVFQGATHTRFEHNLGVYELTRRICDIFEEKYVSKEPGDGLWNPDERLLAECAALLHDIGHGPYSHTFEHLFGTNHEKMGQQIITDKNTEVNQALRKVSPNFPELVASVIAKTYPNPQVVKLISSQADADRMDYLLRDAYFTGVTYGSFDLTRILEVIRPYRDGICFTDKGIHSVEDYIISRYQMYQQVYFHRVNRSMEVILHHLLERAQIIYEEGKLQVTPQLEAFLNGKWTLEDYLKLDDGVMETNFLLWTNSGDQILSDLSNRYLYRHPLESVKINEDTKSLLPKLKNLIKQAGFDPNYYTATNSAFDEPYDAYKPTGKNAHSPIEIMQADGSLVELSELSPLVKSLNGTLQGDERFFFPKVMVKETDEPQIFDPIYQEFQKYIRNNTLRYLRRPNKKK is encoded by the coding sequence ATGGAAAAATTTCAAAGTAAAAAGCTGGATCATGAAAAAGTATTAAGAGATCCAGTTCACAATTATATTCATGTTAAAGATCAAGTTATTTTAGATATCATTAATTCAAAGGAATTCCAACGTTTACGCCGAATTAAGCAATTAGGACCGGCATCTTACGTTTTTCAAGGAGCAACTCATACTCGCTTTGAACATAATCTAGGTGTTTATGAATTGACCAGAAGAATTTGTGATATTTTTGAAGAAAAGTATGTAAGTAAAGAGCCAGGCGACGGATTATGGAATCCAGACGAAAGACTCTTAGCAGAATGTGCAGCTTTACTTCATGATATTGGCCATGGACCTTATTCTCATACGTTTGAGCATCTCTTTGGTACTAATCATGAAAAAATGGGCCAACAAATTATTACTGATAAAAATACTGAAGTTAATCAAGCCTTAAGAAAAGTAAGTCCTAATTTTCCAGAATTAGTGGCTAGTGTTATTGCTAAAACCTATCCTAATCCTCAAGTAGTCAAACTAATTTCAAGTCAAGCGGACGCAGATAGAATGGATTATTTATTACGCGACGCTTATTTCACTGGTGTTACTTACGGAAGCTTTGATTTAACTAGAATTTTAGAAGTAATCCGTCCATATCGTGATGGCATCTGCTTTACAGATAAAGGAATTCACTCAGTCGAAGATTACATTATTAGCCGTTACCAAATGTATCAACAAGTTTACTTTCACCGTGTCAATCGTTCAATGGAAGTTATCTTACATCACTTACTTGAAAGAGCTCAAATTATCTATGAAGAAGGCAAACTTCAAGTTACTCCTCAACTAGAAGCATTTTTAAACGGAAAATGGACTCTTGAAGATTACCTTAAGTTAGATGATGGCGTAATGGAAACCAATTTCTTACTCTGGACCAACTCAGGGGATCAAATTTTATCTGATCTTTCAAATCGTTACTTATACCGTCATCCCCTTGAAAGTGTCAAAATTAATGAAGATACTAAGAGTTTACTGCCAAAACTAAAGAATCTCATTAAACAAGCTGGGTTTGATCCTAACTACTATACTGCTACTAATTCAGCTTTTGATGAGCCATATGACGCATATAAGCCAACTGGAAAAAATGCTCACAGTCCAATTGAAATCATGCAAGCTGATGGTAGCTTAGTCGAACTGTCTGAATTGAGCCCACTCGTTAAATCCTTAAATGGAACTCTCCAAGGAGATGAGCGTTTCTTCTTTCCAAAAGTAATGGTTAAAGAAACTGATGAACCTCAAATTTTTGATCCAATTTATCAAGAATTCCAAAAATATATTCGAAATAATACTTTACGTTACTTACGACGTCCAAATAAAAAGAAATAA
- a CDS encoding nucleobase:cation symporter-2 family protein translates to MKHTQVNHKKAALLGLQHLLAMYSGAIAVPLLIGTALKFNSTQMTYLVSIDIFMCGLATALQLLRNRYFGIGLPVVLGCAIQAVAPLQMIGKKFTIGTMYGAIIVAGVFVFLVAGYFSKIKKLFPPVVTGSLITVIGLSLIPVSIQNLGGGNSTAKNFGDPKNLLTGFITVAIILALQVWGKGFIKSIAVLVGLIAGTLIASTLGMVSLTPVAQASWFHLPQPFYFGMPQFEWSSSLTMIIIALVSMVESTGVFFAIGDLLHKDITSDDLKKGYRAEGLAQILGGIFNTFPYTTFSQNVGLLELSGITTKRPIYWASGFLMLMGLLPKFGALVTIIPDSVLGGAMLVMFTMIAVQGMRMLKRVDFEDTRNILIVAISIGLGLGVTVYPQVFQALPETIQLFLGNGIVVASLSATILNLLFKGKSGLEEQHIPAAPEKIEVQS, encoded by the coding sequence ATGAAGCACACACAAGTTAACCACAAAAAAGCTGCTTTACTAGGCTTGCAACATTTACTCGCAATGTATTCGGGAGCAATTGCCGTTCCTCTTTTAATTGGAACTGCCTTGAAATTCAACTCCACTCAAATGACTTATCTAGTTTCAATCGATATCTTCATGTGTGGTTTAGCAACTGCTCTCCAGCTTCTACGTAATCGTTATTTTGGAATTGGCTTACCTGTTGTGTTAGGATGTGCTATTCAAGCTGTAGCTCCTCTTCAAATGATTGGGAAAAAATTCACCATTGGTACTATGTATGGTGCAATCATCGTAGCGGGTGTTTTCGTATTTTTAGTAGCAGGCTATTTTTCTAAAATCAAAAAGCTCTTTCCACCAGTTGTAACGGGAAGCTTAATTACAGTAATTGGACTTTCCTTAATTCCGGTTTCTATTCAAAATCTTGGTGGGGGCAATTCTACAGCTAAAAACTTCGGTGATCCTAAAAATCTTTTAACTGGCTTTATAACTGTAGCAATTATTCTTGCCCTTCAAGTTTGGGGCAAAGGATTTATCAAATCCATCGCTGTTTTAGTGGGATTAATTGCAGGAACCTTAATTGCCAGTACTCTGGGTATGGTTTCACTTACTCCAGTTGCTCAAGCTTCTTGGTTCCACTTACCTCAACCTTTTTACTTTGGAATGCCACAGTTTGAGTGGTCATCCAGTTTAACAATGATCATCATTGCTCTCGTTTCAATGGTTGAATCTACCGGAGTATTCTTTGCTATTGGCGATTTACTCCACAAAGACATCACTAGCGATGACCTCAAAAAAGGCTATCGTGCTGAAGGGCTCGCACAGATCCTTGGTGGAATCTTTAATACATTCCCCTACACTACTTTTTCACAAAATGTAGGTTTACTTGAATTATCAGGTATTACTACAAAAAGACCAATTTACTGGGCATCAGGATTTTTAATGTTAATGGGACTACTCCCTAAATTTGGTGCTCTAGTAACTATCATCCCTGACTCTGTCTTAGGCGGCGCTATGCTTGTGATGTTTACAATGATTGCCGTCCAGGGAATGAGAATGCTGAAGAGAGTAGACTTTGAGGATACTCGTAATATCCTAATCGTAGCTATTTCAATTGGTCTCGGATTAGGTGTTACTGTTTATCCACAAGTTTTCCAAGCTTTACCAGAAACTATTCAATTATTCCTTGGAAATGGTATTGTTGTAGCAAGCTTAAGTGCTACGATTCTCAATTTACTATTTAAAGGAAAATCTGGCTTAGAAGAGCAACATATTCCTGCTGCCCCAGAAAAAATTGAAGTACAAAGCTAA
- a CDS encoding xanthine phosphoribosyltransferase, which produces MKLLEERIRKDGEVLDGNVLKINSFLNHQVDPQLMMEVGKEFKRLFENEKITKVLTCEASGIAPGIMAAYQLGVPMVFARKKKPSTLNDAVYWAEVFSYTKKVNNKICVEKKFLSSDDHLLIIDDFLAHGEAVKGMLNIADQANATVAGVGVVVAKEFQGGSEWVKDHGYSLEALARISDFENNQVHFVGEE; this is translated from the coding sequence TTGAAATTACTTGAGGAACGGATTCGTAAAGATGGAGAAGTATTAGATGGCAATGTTTTAAAAATTAACTCTTTTCTAAATCATCAAGTAGATCCGCAACTTATGATGGAAGTCGGTAAGGAATTTAAGCGTTTATTCGAAAACGAAAAAATCACTAAAGTTCTTACTTGTGAAGCTTCAGGAATTGCTCCTGGTATTATGGCTGCATATCAATTAGGAGTGCCAATGGTTTTTGCGAGAAAGAAAAAACCTTCAACTCTTAATGATGCTGTTTATTGGGCAGAAGTATTTTCTTACACTAAAAAAGTTAATAATAAAATTTGTGTTGAAAAGAAATTCTTGAGTAGTGACGATCACTTATTAATTATTGATGACTTCTTAGCCCATGGAGAAGCTGTTAAAGGGATGCTTAATATTGCAGATCAAGCAAATGCAACTGTAGCTGGTGTTGGTGTAGTTGTAGCTAAAGAATTCCAAGGTGGCAGCGAATGGGTTAAAGATCACGGCTACAGTCTTGAAGCCTTAGCTAGAATTTCTGATTTTGAAAACAATCAAGTGCATTTTGTAGGAGAAGAATAA
- a CDS encoding winged helix-turn-helix transcriptional regulator, translating to MPHHIYNCAEGCPVESTLQIISGKWKSVIIYHLIKEKNCRFNELQKLMPNCSRRMLSLQLKELENDQIIAKTIFPTVPPKTSYQLTSLGKTLTPLILEMEKWGNKYNQLHE from the coding sequence ATGCCACATCATATTTATAATTGTGCCGAAGGTTGTCCTGTTGAAAGCACACTTCAAATTATCTCAGGCAAATGGAAAAGCGTAATTATCTATCATTTAATCAAAGAAAAGAACTGTCGCTTCAATGAATTGCAGAAGTTGATGCCTAATTGTTCAAGACGAATGTTATCACTGCAATTAAAAGAATTAGAAAACGATCAAATTATTGCTAAAACGATCTTTCCAACCGTGCCGCCTAAAACCAGTTATCAATTAACATCATTAGGTAAAACTCTTACTCCATTAATTCTAGAAATGGAAAAATGGGGAAATAAGTATAATCAATTACATGAATAA
- the rpoE gene encoding DNA-directed RNA polymerase subunit delta, whose protein sequence is MGLDDFQGQNKDELSMIEVARAILQDSGKRMAFADIVNAVQNFLGKSDEEIRERLPQFYTDMNTDGEFISMGDNVWALRSWFPYESVDEEVNHPEDEEDVPRKKHHKKVNAFIGDSDDDDIIDYDSDDPEDEDLDVDEEDTNEDDYSDDDLDDADDNELDDGIEGQLSELHQDDLDDDDE, encoded by the coding sequence GTGGGGTTAGATGATTTTCAAGGCCAAAATAAAGACGAATTGTCAATGATCGAAGTTGCTCGTGCAATTTTACAAGATAGCGGCAAGCGAATGGCCTTTGCTGATATCGTTAACGCCGTCCAGAACTTTCTGGGTAAGAGTGACGAAGAAATTCGTGAGCGTTTGCCACAATTTTACACTGATATGAACACTGATGGTGAATTCATTTCAATGGGTGATAATGTTTGGGCATTGCGTTCTTGGTTCCCATATGAATCTGTTGATGAAGAAGTAAACCATCCAGAAGATGAAGAAGATGTACCACGTAAGAAACACCACAAGAAAGTTAATGCTTTCATTGGTGATTCTGACGATGATGATATTATCGACTACGATTCAGATGATCCAGAAGATGAAGATTTGGATGTTGACGAAGAAGATACTAATGAAGACGACTACTCAGATGATGATCTTGATGATGCCGATGATAATGAATTAGATGATGGTATTGAAGGCCAATTATCTGAACTTCATCAAGATGATCTTGATGACGATGATGAGTAA
- the guaA gene encoding glutamine-hydrolyzing GMP synthase — MAKTNLNDFDKIIVLDFGSQYNQLITRRIRDFGIYSELLPHDLSIEKIKEMAPKGIIFSGGPNSVYDKGALKVDPEIFKLGIPILGICYGMQLMSYDLGGKVEKADNSEYGRADIEVIDPNAVLFEGLPREQYVWMSHGDLVTKAPEGFTVTAKSKNCPISAIANDEKKFYGIQFHAEVRNSEYGLDILKNFAFKVCGAEANWTMDDFIEMQVEEIREKVGDKKVILGLSGGVDSSVTATLLHKAIGDQLTAIFVDHGMLRKDEGDQVMQALNKDLGVNIIRVNAQERFLNKLKGVTDPEQKRKIIGKEFIEVFNEEAKKLKDVDFLAQGTLYTDVIESGTNTAQTIKSHHNVGGLPEDMHFELIEPLRKLFKDEVRELGEKLGIPHDLVWRQPFPGPGLGIRVIGEVTEDKLKIVRESDAILREEIKNAGLQEDIWQYFTVLPGIRSVGVMGDGRTYDYTIGIRAVTSIDGMTADFAQIPWDVLSKISTRIVDECDHINRVVYDITSKPPSTIEWE; from the coding sequence GTGGCTAAGACTAATCTAAATGATTTTGACAAGATTATTGTGCTTGATTTTGGTAGTCAATATAACCAATTGATTACTCGTCGAATTCGTGACTTTGGTATCTATTCAGAACTTTTACCACATGACTTAAGTATTGAAAAGATCAAAGAAATGGCCCCTAAGGGAATTATCTTTTCCGGTGGTCCAAACAGTGTTTACGATAAGGGTGCTTTAAAAGTTGATCCTGAAATTTTTAAGCTTGGAATTCCAATTTTGGGGATTTGTTATGGGATGCAACTCATGAGTTACGATTTAGGCGGTAAGGTTGAAAAGGCTGATAATTCCGAATATGGTCGTGCTGATATTGAGGTAATTGATCCTAATGCAGTTTTATTTGAGGGCTTGCCAAGAGAACAATACGTTTGGATGAGTCATGGTGACTTAGTAACTAAGGCTCCAGAAGGCTTTACTGTAACTGCTAAGAGTAAGAATTGTCCAATTTCTGCAATTGCTAACGACGAGAAGAAGTTCTATGGAATTCAATTCCATGCTGAAGTTCGTAATTCAGAGTATGGTTTAGATATTTTGAAGAACTTCGCCTTTAAGGTTTGTGGTGCCGAAGCAAACTGGACCATGGATGACTTTATTGAAATGCAAGTTGAAGAAATTCGTGAAAAAGTTGGCGATAAGAAGGTTATCTTAGGCCTTTCTGGTGGGGTCGATTCTAGTGTTACTGCAACTCTTCTTCACAAGGCAATTGGCGATCAGTTAACTGCGATTTTTGTTGATCACGGGATGCTTCGTAAAGACGAAGGCGATCAAGTAATGCAAGCTTTGAATAAGGATCTTGGGGTTAACATCATTCGCGTTAATGCACAAGAACGTTTCTTGAACAAACTCAAAGGAGTAACTGATCCTGAACAAAAGCGTAAGATCATCGGTAAAGAATTCATTGAAGTCTTCAACGAAGAAGCTAAAAAGTTAAAGGATGTTGACTTCTTAGCCCAAGGTACTTTATATACTGATGTTATTGAGTCCGGAACTAATACTGCTCAAACTATTAAGTCACACCATAATGTTGGTGGCCTTCCTGAAGACATGCACTTTGAATTAATTGAACCACTTCGTAAGCTTTTCAAGGATGAAGTTCGTGAACTTGGTGAAAAGCTTGGCATTCCTCATGACTTAGTATGGCGTCAACCATTCCCAGGTCCAGGTCTCGGTATTCGTGTTATTGGCGAAGTTACTGAAGACAAGCTGAAGATCGTGCGTGAATCAGATGCGATTTTACGTGAAGAAATCAAGAATGCTGGTCTTCAAGAAGATATTTGGCAATACTTCACAGTTTTGCCAGGTATTCGTTCAGTTGGTGTTATGGGGGATGGCCGTACTTATGACTACACTATCGGTATTCGTGCCGTAACTTCAATTGATGGGATGACTGCAGACTTTGCCCAAATTCCATGGGATGTATTAAGTAAAATTTCTACTAGAATCGTAGATGAATGCGACCACATTAACCGCGTAGTTTACGATATTACCAGTAAGCCACCTTCCACTATTGAATGGGAATAA